The Equus przewalskii isolate Varuska chromosome 5, EquPr2, whole genome shotgun sequence genome window below encodes:
- the GSG1 gene encoding germ cell-specific gene 1 protein isoform X2: MSNPSKLTQNVCLTQKMELPKGFSGQRTFLSAILNMLSLSLSTTSLLSNYWFVGTQKVPKPLCGKGLAARCLDLPLPLDGGNTNASSQEVVQYSWEAGDDRFSFRTFHSGMWLSCEEIVEEPGERCRSFNELTPPTEREILWLSLGAQFTYIGLEFISFLLLLTDLLFTRNPGCGLKLSAFAAISSVLSGLLGMVAHMMYSQVFQATANLGPEDWRPHSWNYGWAFYMAWLSFTCCMASAVTTFNTYTRLVLEFKCKHSKSLKGNLSALPHHHQCCLQQLSSAAHPGGPLTGYHQYHNQPIRSVSEGVDFYSELHNKGFRQGTSQELKEEVPGSSVEEEQC; this comes from the exons ATGAGCAATCCCTCCAAACTGACTCAAAATGTTTGTCTCACCCAGAAG ATGGAGCTCCCGAAGGGCTTCTCTGGCCAACGGACATTCCTATCTGCCATCCTCAACATGCTATCACTCAGCCTCTCCACAACATCCCTGCTCAGCAACTACTGGTTTGTGGGCACACAGAAGGTGCCCAAGCCCCTGTGCGGGAAAGGTCTGGCAGCCAGGTGCCTTGACCTGCCACTGCCCTTGGATGGAGGCAACACCAACGCATCATCCCAGGAGGTGGTGCAATACAGCTGGGAGGCTGGGGATGACCGCTTCTCCTTCCGTACCTTCCACAGTGGCATGTGGCTATCCTGTGAGGAAATCGTGGAAGAACCAG GGGAGAGGTGCCGAAGTTTCAATGAACTCACACCACCAACCGAGAGAG AGATCCTATGGTTATCACTGGGAGCCCAGTTCACCTACATTGGACTTGAATTCATCAGCTTCCTCCTCCTACTAACGGACTTGCTGTTCACAAGGAACCCTGGCTGCGGCCTCAAGCTGAGCGCCTTTGCGGCCATCTCCTCTGTCCTGTCAG GTCTTCTGGGAATGGTGGCCCATATGATGTATTCACAAGTATTCCAGGCAACTGCCAACTTGGGTCCAGAAGACTGGAGGCCACACTCTTGGAATTATGGCTGGGCCTTCTA CATGGCCTGGCTTTCCTTCACCTGCTGCATGGCATCGGCTGTCACCACCTTCAACACATACACCAGGCTGGTGCTGGAGTTCAAGTGCAAGCACAGTAAGAGCCTCAAAGGAAACCTGAGCGCCCTCCCACATCACCACCAGTGTTGCCTTCAGCAACTGTCAAGTGCAGCCCACCCGGGGGGGCCTTTGACCGGCTACCACCAGTATCACAATCAGCCCATCCGCTCTGTCTCTGAAGGCGTTGACTTCTACTCAGAGCTACACAACAAGGGATTTCGACAAGGGACCAGCCAGGAACTAAAAGAAGAGGTGCCTGGGTCATCTGTAGAGGAAGAACAGTGTTAG
- the GSG1 gene encoding germ cell-specific gene 1 protein isoform X1, with product MSNPSKLTQNVCLTQKMELPKGFSGQRTFLSAILNMLSLSLSTTSLLSNYWFVGTQKVPKPLCGKGLAARCLDLPLPLDGGNTNASSQEVVQYSWEAGDDRFSFRTFHSGMWLSCEEIVEEPGERCRSFNELTPPTERGEKGLLEFATLQGLRHAALRFGGKRLMEKAFLPHPPLGLVAKILWLSLGAQFTYIGLEFISFLLLLTDLLFTRNPGCGLKLSAFAAISSVLSGLLGMVAHMMYSQVFQATANLGPEDWRPHSWNYGWAFYMAWLSFTCCMASAVTTFNTYTRLVLEFKCKHSKSLKGNLSALPHHHQCCLQQLSSAAHPGGPLTGYHQYHNQPIRSVSEGVDFYSELHNKGFRQGTSQELKEEVPGSSVEEEQC from the exons ATGAGCAATCCCTCCAAACTGACTCAAAATGTTTGTCTCACCCAGAAG ATGGAGCTCCCGAAGGGCTTCTCTGGCCAACGGACATTCCTATCTGCCATCCTCAACATGCTATCACTCAGCCTCTCCACAACATCCCTGCTCAGCAACTACTGGTTTGTGGGCACACAGAAGGTGCCCAAGCCCCTGTGCGGGAAAGGTCTGGCAGCCAGGTGCCTTGACCTGCCACTGCCCTTGGATGGAGGCAACACCAACGCATCATCCCAGGAGGTGGTGCAATACAGCTGGGAGGCTGGGGATGACCGCTTCTCCTTCCGTACCTTCCACAGTGGCATGTGGCTATCCTGTGAGGAAATCGTGGAAGAACCAG GGGAGAGGTGCCGAAGTTTCAATGAACTCACACCACCAACCGAGAGAGGTGAGAAGGGACTACTGGAATTTGCCACGTTGCAAGGCCTACGTCACGCCGCTCTCCGATTTGGAGGGAAGCGGTTGATGGAGAAGGctttcctcccccaccctcccttggGGCTTGTGGCAA AGATCCTATGGTTATCACTGGGAGCCCAGTTCACCTACATTGGACTTGAATTCATCAGCTTCCTCCTCCTACTAACGGACTTGCTGTTCACAAGGAACCCTGGCTGCGGCCTCAAGCTGAGCGCCTTTGCGGCCATCTCCTCTGTCCTGTCAG GTCTTCTGGGAATGGTGGCCCATATGATGTATTCACAAGTATTCCAGGCAACTGCCAACTTGGGTCCAGAAGACTGGAGGCCACACTCTTGGAATTATGGCTGGGCCTTCTA CATGGCCTGGCTTTCCTTCACCTGCTGCATGGCATCGGCTGTCACCACCTTCAACACATACACCAGGCTGGTGCTGGAGTTCAAGTGCAAGCACAGTAAGAGCCTCAAAGGAAACCTGAGCGCCCTCCCACATCACCACCAGTGTTGCCTTCAGCAACTGTCAAGTGCAGCCCACCCGGGGGGGCCTTTGACCGGCTACCACCAGTATCACAATCAGCCCATCCGCTCTGTCTCTGAAGGCGTTGACTTCTACTCAGAGCTACACAACAAGGGATTTCGACAAGGGACCAGCCAGGAACTAAAAGAAGAGGTGCCTGGGTCATCTGTAGAGGAAGAACAGTGTTAG